The Maniola jurtina chromosome 3, ilManJurt1.1, whole genome shotgun sequence genome segment CACGAATCACTTAATGGCGATGTACATGTCACCGAAATAAGTAATTGCAAGAACACGAATGGTGTACCACCGAAGATTCCCAAAAAAGATGCtgtaaaagtataatttttcAAACATCGCGACATTTATATTTAaggaaattattatgaaattccaTTTTGTAACATTTCAATATACACCAAatcttaaattatattatatctgtAGTCTAAGATGTACTTAATGAAATCAAAACAATATGATATCGCAAGTTCACTTTTGATCTTTATGTAAattcctacataatattattatgtattatttatatgCCAAATAAAGCAACTATTTTTATAGTATTTCTTAACTAAgtactaaatatttttcatattgaTAAAGCGTCAATAAAACGTTGCCCAAGTAATGAAATGTTTCATTATGTAAAgggaaaattaataaataatttaatattgtttgtGCCTTTTTACATGATCATACAGTATTGTCTTTAAATACATTTTCATGACTTGTAGTACTTAATCAATGCTGTGAAATACATTAGGTATTGTTGCAGTGATACTAgttttaattaatgtaaattaaatactacATTTCGATGTTTTTAATGGGTTTGTGTTATTGGATTTCTGAGACCAACTCAAAGTCCATTAATGCAAACCCCTTTatgcaataaatatttcaatatttttattctcacatgaaattttatatttctcAGTGTTGTGTTCTATGATCTATCTGTTATATCGGTTAAGTCCGCAATGCGAAAATTCGCTGCACAATATTTCTAGCAGAAATCTGTGACATGGAAATTGTTCAcaagctttattttattttatttaataggaagccaacggtatacaagAACGGtaagaaaagtaattatgacgacttatataaacttaggactatcaatgtatactcacttacaggctaactcaacatgcttaatctaaaaacttctaaatagtaaaacttaacctaagacTTAAGCTTTTTCGCAAGTGCACAATTTCCATGTCACATTTTATACAATTTCCATGTGTCGGAAAATTGCGCTGTGAATTTTTGTACTACAGGTGGTACTCTTACTATGATCCTAATCTTTTTGcgaatttaaactttaaatgtaCAAAATATTCAAGCTTTGTGTAAATTGATCTTTAAGAAACGATTTTGTAAATGGAAAATTAAAtcttattacataatatagcaTCAAGTAGTGGCctttgaaaaaatattgtatccGTTAGCAAAGCACACATCCGatagcaaaataatattacagtaGTAATGCccaactatttattatttttgagttTTAAACTGTTAGTACCTTATGTATGACTGAAAATCTTGAAATGTAATTTATGAAAGTATTTGTCATCTCTAGTTTTATGTATGTTTGGAACAGAGGGTACCTATGATGGAGTTTAGCTTCAAAATATACCTTTAGAAGAGTAGCAGCATTGTTGAATGGCTGTGCTATAGTTAATGTTATAAGAGCTATCTCAGCACTTATATTCGGTAAAATCTGAGATCTCTGCTTAGAAAAATTATGGCAACATCATGCCATCTGTATAGGGTTGCACTTCAAACGAAATTTAGCTCTAAATGTATTTTGGtttacttagtaataataaGAAACATTTAGAAAAAAAACCTGCATAAAATGTTAAACATTTTCGAACAAAAATCTCAAAATTGCATGTTTTACCACCTAGCACTAGTTCCTTGAATAAAGACAAAAGGGCGCCTGAATATCTCGTTTTATTTAACATCTCTAACTGCTTATTCCTCTTTACCAAGGATGTGACTCCGGGTATGTTTAGATAGACCAGCGTGGAAAGCAGAGCAAATTGTAATCATATTTGAAATTGTGTTTAGCATGTTGaaataaagttgtttttcacgtttaaactatcgtgagtgatatccGTTATATATATAACTAATACAGGCTGTACTTGTGGTTAGTCGAAGTAAGCCCAACTAGAGTAGAACATATCCGGTTCTTGAACTCAGCTGAAAAAGGTGAAACACTAAGTTCACCATATTTGCTGTCAACCAGTGTGaactatcatgtcaaaagtatggctTAAGTCCATCAAGACTTTCCTGCTCCCTACATCCATGACTTAATCcgacttttgacatgatagttgACACAGAGCAAATGTGCAGTCTTATTTCTCAAAAACTATACATTATAATGGACTTTATCAAAATTAGTTCACcagaaaatctagaaaaatcaaaatggtagttaggtataaaataaaaaggatggatttttgtttctatttttattttctaacatCATTGAGCTTTTGGTCCTTATACATTTTTATCACCTTCTTCCCTGGCACAAGACCCTGGGATAGACCAGGCCGCTTTTTCTTCTGACCAGCTTTTCCTTCCCAGAAATCATCATGTGTTGGTGAAGACACTTCGAGCTCGACTTGGGGCGGTGGCGCAGAGGTCATTGTTCCTGAGCCCTCACATacaactgattttaatttctgaaatatgtaaatattattattaaactaaaaaCTTGAGGTTTGTCTCTAATTGCTTATTTAATGCTCTCTGTAAAGGAAACTTGTAAAATATCAGGGAAACTGCATTTATACTGTGTAGGATTTGCATTATTTAGAActgataaattattttcaagtgttgCAGAATTGAAAATTAGAATTAAAACAGGAGTATTTATTCATAACCATATAGTCAATAGACAAGAGTaagaattaaaaatgtttattttgctagaatatggtatgaatatattatataacacaAACAAACTGAACTGGTACAAACTGAATAACAAAATCATTTTCTACTTAATATTGGGGTTAGGTGGCAGGACGAGGAAGGGGGAAAATAGGATCCAGGTTTTAGTGTGGAATAAATTGAAAGTGCTACAAATGGGAGCttggtaagtatttttttaagtaagtatttgtttTTACCTGTTTTTCAACATCTAATTCTTCTGTGGTCTTCTGTATATCTGAATCATGTGCATATTTACAATTGTGCCCGAACCGACACCTCCCCTTGCGATAGTTCCAGCAGATCTTCTTGCCATTAATCATTTGGGTATTGTCTTTACCTGGAACCTTAACATTCATGGCCTATGTACTTGACGATTGTATGTTATATTGGATACATTAATGGGCCAAttggaaatgaaataaaaatataatagttttAAATGCATAATTTTGTCCAGATTGTGATACTTTGTGCCTGTATAAATTGATGTAATGagcataaataaatttaaaagaaaaggtGATAAAATACAAAAGGTGCTGGGTTTGTGGTCTCATCGTTTTGATAATGAAAACTAGTTGAAACTGTTAGTGCTCTTTTCGCTGCCCATGAAGTTTGATGAAAAGTTTCCAcagtatttttgaaaacctaaattcacacagTCAAACTCATAGACAGTCTGGTACAGATTATGTCAAGTTTTCATTTAGGAGACTGATAAGCTCGTGTTTTATTGTGAAGCTCATGttttattgtgaaaaaaaagttcccacaggagtTTTAAGGAAATGAAATCCATATTGCGATAAAAAACTAGTaagctataaaagaaaaagtaagTATCCCTGTTCTCATGAATcaagattttgaatttttttcaccTAATTAAAAAGGTATGTAGGATATGGAACGAGAATGGTTAATATAGAAATTCTTTAATAGAAAGTCAACATATACCATTTTAACATGTTTCTCAAGTATAGCGGCTTTGGCTTGCTCTGCCTCAGCAAATGGGTTGGAAAACACTGAAGTATGGAGACTGTTTTCACCAATTGATGGTTTTGGAAGCTTTGGCTTATCATTGTCCTTCTGGTCTTCAATCTTTGGCCTACAATGTTAAAATAGTGTATAGTAGTAGTAGATATGACATAatgaaaatacttaaataatcaTGAAGTATTTGTGAGACACAGCCATAGTGAAGCTGTACTGTCTCGCATGGACGAGACATCAGACAGAGTACGAGCTCTCCAGTCAATGAGGTGAGTTTCACAAGTTCGTTTCACTTTATAGGTTCCATCCCAAacgaaggtaggtaggtagttttgaAGATTTGCTTCAATAGCTTTGTTGTGGACTGTGgtacaaaaattaattacttttcttCATCACCGCTTTCGTCCTCAGTTTCGCTTGATGATGTTCCATAACCTAATAGCGCGTTCATATTCTTTTACGAATTTAAAATGAGTTAATTAGTATGAGTTCACTCAATGTAATTTTAAAGGTAAGTAATCAATAATTTCCTGTAAGTTATAAAATGGACCCGTGATATCTCAACAAATAATTAGCACCATCACcacaatatatttaaaatttaaataagatCAATTTATCTTTAATCTCTGAATTAAACAAATCATCACACAAAATAGTCCAAGCCTTCAACAGTTCAAACAATTTTTTgacacagatcactatatacagtctaaagaattttttgattttttatcatcattattcattaataaTTGTCAATTGTGACAATCAAAGACAATGTTTCTACTTACAATTTCGATTTTGCCCATGGATGTATAAATACTCATTTTGCCCTAGTTTTTCTGCAGGAATTCGAAATAAATACCTGACTTAAGTAAGGCGCATACCTTTACCAAATCATTAATATTGCAAAGAACAtcatcatttcatttttaacttCATTTTACGATTCTAAATCgtaaatggaaataaaatcgcCCACAAACtcaatctttattatattaataattataatttaatgtttacaagaaGACATACTTTTTACGACGATCATGTGGAACGAAACATCGAATCTCGAATATCGAATGACAGAAAAACATCCCACAAAAatagaacattatttttgtcttaagtttttcttgatgtaatgagattacatatattatgttccaataaaaggtaaaggtaaggtaaaaaattacctattctatttattgataaataactCTCAAACGTTTTCATTTGCCCTTTTTTAAGCCTTTGGAGCCTACCTCCATTGATAAATCTATTATAAAAATAGAACACATTCATTGCAtgtgtgtaaaaaaaaacagaactaTCTAACTACTGCTTGAACTtcaattttaaatcaaattatgtTGAATCTTTACTACAATATAAAAACTAAACCGAACCTCAAATGTATTAAGTCGTTTCGCCCTAAAATGGGGTCCTTAAAAGTGATAACACTGAAGTAagcaattttgtcaaaatatattattgtcaTAGTTGTCTTTGTCACATCGTTTTTGTTCATGTTGGCATTACGTACTGGACTGGATCCATGGCTGGATCACCCCACAGCGTAGAAACCACtttgaagtaaaaataataattgaaatggACATAGATATTCACGCTGGAAATTGTATGTATACGCATCGATGTAGCACACCATGGGTATATCACCCATGGTGTGCTACATCGATGGGTGTGCTCtacgaataataatattatatattacagAAACTTAAATTAAGCTCGAAAATGGCACCACACATAAAATGAAATTCCgtggtatgtactatgtaggtcTAGCTTTAAATTGTACCGCCCAGCATCAACAGTTTGCCATGTCACTCAAAGTAATTCAAAAACAGTTTCGCTGTGCTAATTGTTCAGATTGTTCATTATTTAAATTCTGAAATTATGCCTTCGTGTGTCATTAAATGGTACAGAAGCCCTACGGATTTAATAacaatgttttgttttgtttggtaTTGTCTTGTCACGACTCGTCTCgtcttcaaataaaattttacttaatttgtaccgttttgatcgaaatcataaatttttgacccaattttagcacagtttaaGGACATTTGTTTGAAAATGAGTTTAAGTTTGTGTTCATGAGGTCGAGAAATCATGAACTTTAGTTTATTCCATAATTAGACGTAcagcatttttaattaaacataaCTATTTTGCTTTATTTACACAATTACACTGGACCACTGGACTCGCGATTGCCaacttatttttgaatttttgaagcATTTTACCGGAGATAGCAGCAATGAGTATCAAATAGGTCCAAAATATAACACATCCATGGTACCACGTTATCTAGCGTACTTATGTATGTCCATATCTGTGGCCTCAAGCTCAATCTCGAAGTACAATAGCTTGTGtcagttataagtttgacattaGCCGATGCGCGATAATTTCTTTACTCTGTGGTAAACCTCTATTGCAGTGTTTCCACTCTTAGGGATTTCGCCTTATCGTAGGGCTAAACAACTATTATTAGGTATGGCTTAGGGTGTTTTCATGTGATAAAATCGAACTTCAGGCATTGCCGGATAAGCCAGGTAAATAAGAGTAATTTGTGTAGTAGAGACGTCAACATTGATTGCATATGTTTCATAGTAGCCTGGTATTTTATGTCGTTAATTCTATCACAAACTTTCCATACATAAAAACCATCAAAAACTCCTCACCACTTTTCAGtcaaattggttcagccgttcttGAGTAAATAGTGTAACTAAGACGATTTTCTTTTATAAACTCGTATATAGATGACACTGAAAGGTAACGCCTTCTTAATCACAACATTTCAGACTTTTGAAGGAGAATATTTTGAAGATTTAGGATCGtgcaaaaaaccagtcaagtgcgagtcagattttcgcaccgagggttccgtattcagcatttttttccgacattttgcacgataaatcaaaaaccattatgcataaaaataaataaaaatctgttttagaatgcacaggtaaaaccctttcatattatgataccctactACTTTGAACATTGAATcacattgtaatattttttgtgatgtaaaacaaattcacggtttttgttttttttttattttatttacttctgCCATAAGACTTACatacggatggacggacggacggatggacagacggatggatggatggacggacaaacggacagacagacaagaattaatgatcctttatgggttccgtttttccttttgaagtacggaaccctaaaacgtgAAATAATGTGcttaaaatgataataattaacgtCAAATAATTATAATGCACCCTAAATCaagatatttcattttcaaaaatatttcgaGTAATTTAGAGCGAATTTCTACAGAAACTAGGGTAAAACCAAAATCATACGTGGAAACACTGCCCTATTGTACTGTATAAGAGAGAGAAAGCAAATCTTGCTATTTCTTACTAGTTCGTACTCGTAGTGACGGCGGCATCAATTTCTGAATTAATTACCATTTGTCGCAAAAACTGCGCGTCCTTTACCTTTTCTAGACTCGAAAATCTCTCATTTGTGTTTGGGTTGTGATAAATTGTAATCTAAATGGCATCAGATGATGAAGTAGACGGATCTTTTGCAGGTAAAAAGTTAATTTCACTCCTAGCATGTCATAGGTAAGCCGCGAATAGCGGTATCATATGTTTACGTGCggtaagcaattaaaattttgaaaaaatttggcACCTCCAGTGAAAAAACCCTAGTTTATGAAACAACTTGATGTGGTTCGCAGTGGTACGTGTTTGCGTTTGTTTCGCGTTTTATTGTTATGGTTGgggtgtaaatatttttatgtggcAGTTTGTGACAGAAAAGAACATGCATTATCCCTCATTACTTAACAAAATGGACGCCGCCAAACAAAGGGATTGATGACTTTACAGCTAGGAGTGCGCGCGCTGTCAAGAGATTATGATGCTCATGTGCCTGATATAGTGAGCAAGTGTGGAGGCCTGGTACTGGTTTGACCAGTTTCTTAATATTTGTTACAGGCGACGAGGACGTGGAGGAAGGTGAGGGTCAGAATGATAACTCAGGGGAGAGTGATGAAGCGCCACCAAAggtaattcatttatttattttatcactaacCAACATCAGCACTTTTAGAAAACATAAGTTCAATGaattaataagtaaattatatttttatataataaaaacatatcttCTAGAAGTTCACAGCATCATAGTTCTTTTatcttaattaatataaaatgggAACCATTTTATTACTAAGCCAAAACTCATCCGTAGATAAACTGTGTCGGTAGATGTGCAATGCTCTGGTCTGGTTTTTAGGATTTAAAACCTAATTCTATGGACTAACCTTTAAAGGGCTGGGTTTTCAATTCTTAGATTTAACCTAACTAAGGTGGcacaattttgttaaaaaacagTCTAAAATGACCATTTTATAATGTAATGGAAGAATAATGATTGgctatggattttttttaatatctagaCCAGGGATTCCTACACTGTTTTGGGCTAGAGACCCTCTATACCAAAATGAACTGATACCTCCGATCCCCATAGCCAAATTACTTCAAAAATCCTATCTCaaaatttttccttttgatacAAAATAGTTACCAATTTAAAAACTTTGTAGTTGGTTAAGTGAGTAAACTTGACATCATTTTCTCATCAAAATTTAGCAGAATAAGTCGACATAAAATTTAGTAAATATCAAGTGGACTTagctaataattttattaatacaaattatgtaaaaatactTAACACAAAGTAAAGTACAACAATGATACTtcctacttaaatattattcattCTTATAACAAGTTGGTACATATAACACTACTTATACAGTATCTTCAAAGTTTCAAATTTAGGACTTGGTGTTAATTAACAGTGAGTAGATTTTTAGACCTTGTCAACCTCTGAAATCAGTTTTCGTTTGACCACTTTGGGAATCCCTGATCTAGACTGTTAAGTACTTTGTCTAGACTGAAGTAATATTTGCATTGAATTCTATCTTCTCTATTATAATCAtactaaagatttgttttcttATTTCTCAAGGAGGATGACGACTATTCTCCAGAAGATGgcagaaagaaaaagaaaggaaagaaaagaaaagctAGAGGTGAAGAGAAAAAGGgcagaaagaaaaagaagaagcgAAAGAATGAGAGTGAAGAAGTAAGTAGATTAAGAAATGACATttttaactaataaaatatatgaagcATGCATTTTTTGACTTGGTACAGTCATTAATTCTCAAGTAATAATTTTTGTGATTAAACTTTTCAATAAATCTCATTATGTTGCCAGCaacattcaaaaaaaattccaaGATTCTTATGTGTCTATGTAGTGCCCCAGTTATACCTACTAaggcaaataaatacttaatactgAGTGATCATACATATTATCACAAATTTCGTTTCTGGCAGTAAGCGATGccatagcttagtggttagagcGTTGGGCGCGAACTCGGAAGATGTAGGTTTGATTCAtgccggtttcgcaatttttgatatgtatttaaaaaatttttagTTTCCTTGAAGTCTAAGTAAAAAcagtatcataaaaattatcctaatcctaattcctaataatattataaatgtgaaagtgtggatgttggcatgtttggatgtttgttactcaatcacgctaaagctaaaaaaatattatctaattactagctgatacccgcgacttcgttcgcgtggatgtaggtttttgaaattcccgtgggaactctttgattttccgggataaaaagtagcctatgtgctaatccagggtataatctatcttcattctgaatttcagcccaatccgtccagtagtttttgcgtgaaggagtaacaaacatacacacacacacacacacacatacaaactttctcctttataatattagtgtgatatgatcTAAAAGGGGtaccgcgggattttgaaaaacgtaaatccacgcggatgaagtcgcgggcatcagctagtaattatattataataaaaaaaaatgatgtaaataaaatttatactatgtatttattataaacaagATAATGTTTGTGTAGGAGGAGGAGTTTGGTCTGGAAGTGGAGGCCGAGGGCGACAGCGACTACGCACTGAGCGCGGTCTCGTCCAGCAAGAAGTCGCGCAAAGGCCGCGGCAGCAAACACAACACTTCCTCCTCTGTACCCTCCGACTCTGGATCTGGTAACTATAAATGCGGAAAcaattctttctttctttctttcttcctaCGTTTCTTCTCCACACttatgttgaaatctatagagcgcactttgactttgcacagatttaagacactattaaaacgagacagcgtcatACCCCTGGGATAAAGCTTAACTGAGTTTAAGTtaagttttaactgaaacttaaatctaagcaaagtaaaagtgcgctctatggatttCAAACTTAGACGTAGCCGTTCGCGTTCGTTGTACGCGAAAACACACACATCTAAAgtgaaagcttttaaaaaaccggtcaagtgcgagtcgtagaagaaataacactttatttttatttaatttccatggtggtcattttgaaatttttactgtCTATTTTTATAGCAgcatagaaatacacactgaaagTTTTTATTTCTGTCTATTGTGGTTCATGATTGACACCCTGCTGACAAATAGACTggggcttagtaataaggtcctgTTGGCCTCCATTAgctagggaaccctaaaaactacagCACTTGGACTACATTTGTAGCTAGCTATCATTACTCTTGTATCTTTTCTATCTTTTCAGCAAGAACAGGTTTTAtacatctatacttataataaaaaattggacACATTTGAGTGTAAGAGAAGAAGAGAACGTATTTATGAACGTAACATACTCTTAATATAACTATGATATAACATTATAATCATTGTGTATCAATTACAATATGATATTGGTTCTAATTACGGTGGACCCCCagtaatccggcaccccctgtaatccgacatgctattattattgaatttactaaagacatacatagtgaagtatgatttgtacttcagagtatctataatataatatacctgtAACGTGAACTGGAACGTCGTCGCGTCACTTCACCGCTCTCGTTCTGACAGGTCTATGTCTGTCAACTACCATCTATGGCTAAGTTAACACTCAATGTAAGCAACGTACATTGTTTTCTAATTTTTGTGTATCAGtctctctgtgtgtctgtgcgCTCTTTACAAAGGTGTTTGAAAGGCGTATTTGGAACCCTAGTACCTTTAAGTTTACAAAATCAACTTACATACCTAGAATCCTATTATtagatctgtaatttgtcggactacaaggtactcttttgtaaaaaaatctagaCTATaaggggtcttaggcagtactctataatccgacaaattcgatagtttgacaatgttatgcaaaacgtttgtcggattaccgggggtccactgtatatgctttatttattgaaatatctATTTACACAGGTATGCCCACAGTTGAAGAGGTGTGCACCTCTTTTGGGCTAACCGACGTTGATATCCAGTATTCAGACTCAGATCTGGAGAACTTGACCAGTTACAAGTTGTTCCAACAGCATGTACGCCCACTGCTTGTCAAAGAAAATCCTAAGGTAACAACTTTTTCTAACACCACCAATCTTTGTTAGAGTAGaatttctgtaatttttttcttaatgaaAGCTCTAATATATAGCTATATGTAGCTACACAGTTCCACTAAGAAGACTATTaaacttatttgaaaaaaaaattgctttacttttagatcaaaatcaTATACAATCATATACAACGAGTTTCTACGTGCACACGCTACTTTTAAAACGGAATAAAATGACATCAGAAAAGATCCtaaaaaattgcatttattaaaatttcatttttgcAATTCGGTGGGATATATCGTCAACCGAAAATTTTTACGCCTTTATATTTCATATTATCATGTCTAAAATCTTGCAGGCAAATGTGTGGAATACCAACATAAATCTACATGGTCTTAAATTCCTCACAGATTATGCCTAACATATTGTACCTTAGATAATGCTGTGCAGTTGAAAACTGATAAGTTAAGAAATTATAACCAAATATACAGAAAACAGTTTACACACAATATTATTCTTTATTAGGTACCAGTGTCAAAGCTCATGATGTTAGTGGCAGCCAAGTGGCGGCTATTCTGTGAGACCAATCCCCATTTGGAAGGAGGCAGCAGTACACAGAACCTGGGCTCAGAGGAAAACACTAACACATCTACAACATCAGACTATACGCCGAAACGGCCTGGACGCACTCCTAAAGAGACAAAGGTCAGCCTGTCCTTCTCTTTCCAGGAGTTTTAAAGTATCTTATGTTATAAGCTCACTAACGTAGCTAGAGAAAATTATTCATACTTAAAACGAAAGCGAGCAGGAAATCAGATCTAgttatgaaataatattttgagtGCGCATGCTTGAATTCTTATATGTTTTGCAAAACAAATCCTTAGCCACTACTTtcgcgagcgaagcgagtcCCAAATTGGtctttaattttacaaaaacgatTTTAGGTACTCAGGGCGGCGGACAAGATGTAGATGGTATTTATACCTATAACTATTCttatgataatttttattactGTGCTCATACACATGGAAGAGACGCGCGAGTTCATCCGAGCTGCCAACTAACTCGTGCGTCCAACCGCCCAAATGTCAGCGCCATAGGTGCTTGCCTAGTTTGTCTTTATATGGACAGGGCTGGCCCTgaggttttatttttgatacaaattagtccttgactgcaatctcacatggtATGATAACAATAGGAGGAGTTTATACTCTCTGAAGGAGCACTAATTGTATAATCTCCATGGTTAGGTTGACGACTCGGTAGACGAGCCGGAGGAAGAAGACGATGAAGGTGTAAGCGACGAGGGCACGCCCGCGCCCCGGAAGCGCGGCCGCAAGCCCAAGCACGCGGGCAGCGGGCCGCGCGGCAAGCCCGGCCGCAAGCCCAAGGTGCCCACGCTCAAGATCAAGTTCAGCAAGCGCAAACGCACCAGTAGTGTAAGTATcaaaaccggtcaagcgcgagtcgaacttacgcacgaagggttccgtaccattgtacaagaaataactcaATTTACTCAAGTTAAGCAATAGTACTACAGATGTTTGTAATACAGGAGGAAGAGCAAGAGGGCAGCGGAGGAGCGAACTCGGACTCAGATGCGGAGTTTGAGCAGATGCTGGCCGAGGCGGAGGAGCCCAAGCCCACCGCCAGCGCCGCGGAGGAGACCGCCGCGCCAAAGGAGGAGGACCCTAATGCACCTGTAAGTCTGATTTATTCATGAGTTATAAGAGTTTATCATCCGGTGTTTGACAaatagtcaaatcagtatcttgttatcaaacgtcaaaacgcgcGCTTAGTATACGagtttctatgaaatactggcatgtgacgtcacaataatTTGACGTGCTTCGTCGTTCGTCATTTATGTATCGATAAAAAAACAACTCTGCTCAAACCTATGTTTTATCTAAATCTTTAAAGTCCtagtttgttttaattttgagGTACAGTGAGTTACATATCTAAGAAACTGTTTGTTTTTGCAGCCGCAGCCAAAGAAGAAGGCTAAGACCAAAATCGGCAACAAGactaagaagaagaagaaaatgaaGACCACCAACAAATTCCCTGACGGCGCAGAGGGCGAGCAGGAGCATCAGGACTATTGTGAGGTCAGTTGATGTTTGTGGGTCACCCA includes the following:
- the LOC123880152 gene encoding uncharacterized protein LOC123880152 yields the protein MNALLGYGTSSSETEDESGDEEKPKIEDQKDNDKPKLPKPSIGENSLHTSVFSNPFAEAEQAKAAILEKHVKMVPGKDNTQMINGKKICWNYRKGRCRFGHNCKYAHDSDIQKTTEELDVEKQKLKSVVCEGSGTMTSAPPPQVELEVSSPTHDDFWEGKAGQKKKRPGLSQGLVPGKKVIKMYKDQKLNDVRK